From a single Planctellipticum variicoloris genomic region:
- a CDS encoding Hsp70 family protein → MAAKYCIGIDLGTTNSVLAYTPLEVDKPEVKLLAIPQLVAPGTVDNRTMLPSFLFLGGKAEAASGAYDLPWQQGREFAVGELARRQSADLPERTVGAAKSWLCHSRVDRHQAILPWGAGDDVPKVSPVTASRRYLEHLVAAWKQAFPDAPIAEQQVVLTVPASFDASARELTREAASAAGLPESLVLLEEPQSAVYAWLAAMGDRWRKVMQVGETLLVCDVGGGTTDLTLVGAAEEGGELVLRRIAVGNHLLVGGDNMDLALAHHVAGLFAKKGVQLDPWQSVSLWHSCRAAKEALLATDGPKKHPISVLGRGSKLIGGTVTVEVERSAVSDLLATGFFPSCATTDQPRRQRASGFQELGLPYEHDTAVTRHLAAFLQTHGNDEDGPVRPTHVLFNGGVFKADLLRTGLLGVLKEWFPENPPVLLEGSHDLDHSVAQGAAYYGFSKLKGGVRIRGGAPRSYYIGIETAGLAIPGAPRPLRALCVVPHGMEEGTELDVPSEPIGLIVGQPAQFRFFSSPTRKDDGPGSRLTAWTDEDLQETDSLQATLPPDDSIDDHYVPVNFHTHITELGVLELWCVSARGSGRWKLEFSVRDDAEN, encoded by the coding sequence GAACCACGAACAGCGTGCTGGCCTATACGCCGCTGGAAGTCGACAAGCCCGAGGTCAAGCTGCTCGCCATCCCGCAGCTCGTCGCCCCGGGAACGGTCGACAACCGGACCATGCTGCCGTCGTTCCTGTTTCTCGGCGGGAAAGCGGAAGCAGCGTCCGGGGCCTATGACCTCCCCTGGCAGCAGGGTCGCGAGTTCGCCGTGGGGGAACTCGCCCGTCGGCAGTCGGCCGATCTCCCCGAGCGGACCGTCGGGGCTGCGAAGTCCTGGCTCTGTCACAGCCGGGTCGACCGGCATCAGGCGATCCTCCCCTGGGGGGCGGGCGACGACGTTCCGAAAGTCTCTCCGGTCACGGCGTCCCGCCGCTATCTGGAACATCTCGTCGCAGCGTGGAAGCAGGCCTTTCCCGACGCTCCGATCGCCGAGCAGCAGGTGGTCCTGACGGTCCCGGCTTCGTTTGACGCCAGCGCCCGCGAACTGACGCGCGAAGCCGCCTCGGCCGCCGGATTGCCGGAATCGTTGGTGCTCCTCGAAGAACCCCAGTCCGCCGTCTATGCCTGGCTGGCCGCAATGGGCGATCGCTGGCGGAAGGTGATGCAGGTCGGCGAGACGCTCCTCGTCTGCGACGTCGGCGGCGGGACGACGGACCTCACTCTGGTCGGTGCCGCAGAGGAAGGTGGCGAACTGGTTCTTCGCCGGATCGCCGTCGGCAATCACCTGCTCGTCGGCGGCGACAACATGGACCTCGCGCTGGCCCATCACGTCGCCGGCCTGTTTGCCAAGAAGGGGGTCCAGCTCGATCCCTGGCAGTCGGTCTCGCTGTGGCATTCCTGCCGGGCCGCCAAGGAAGCCTTGCTGGCCACCGATGGCCCGAAGAAGCATCCAATCTCGGTCCTTGGACGGGGCAGCAAGCTGATCGGCGGAACGGTGACGGTGGAAGTCGAGCGGAGTGCGGTCTCCGACCTGCTCGCCACCGGCTTCTTTCCCTCCTGTGCGACGACCGATCAACCACGCCGGCAGCGGGCCTCGGGTTTCCAGGAACTGGGCCTCCCCTACGAGCACGACACCGCCGTCACCCGCCATCTGGCCGCCTTCCTGCAGACGCACGGCAACGACGAAGACGGCCCGGTCCGACCGACCCACGTCCTGTTTAACGGGGGCGTCTTCAAGGCCGACCTGCTCCGAACGGGATTGCTGGGCGTCCTGAAAGAGTGGTTCCCCGAGAATCCGCCCGTCCTGCTCGAAGGCTCGCACGACCTCGATCACTCGGTCGCCCAGGGAGCCGCGTACTACGGGTTCTCCAAGCTCAAGGGAGGCGTTCGCATCCGCGGCGGCGCCCCGCGCTCTTACTACATCGGCATCGAGACCGCCGGCCTCGCCATTCCCGGCGCTCCCCGGCCGCTGCGGGCGCTCTGCGTGGTGCCGCACGGCATGGAAGAGGGGACCGAGCTCGACGTCCCCTCGGAGCCGATCGGCCTGATCGTCGGCCAGCCGGCTCAGTTCCGCTTCTTCAGTTCACCGACCCGCAAAGACGACGGTCCCGGCAGCCGGCTCACGGCATGGACCGACGAAGATCTCCAGGAAACGGATTCGCTGCAGGCGACCCTCCCGCCGGACGACTCCATTGACGACCACTACGTTCCGGTCAACTTCCACACGCACATTACCGAACTGGGCGTGCTGGAGCTCTGGTGCGTCAGCGCCCGCGGTTCCGGGCGGTGGAAGCTGGAATTCAGCGTGCGGGACGACGCGGAGAATTAG